A DNA window from Centroberyx gerrardi isolate f3 chromosome 5, fCenGer3.hap1.cur.20231027, whole genome shotgun sequence contains the following coding sequences:
- the LOC139922229 gene encoding solute carrier family 2, facilitated glucose transporter member 11-like codes for MEDAPKKLMQYWRLYLLTLVLGIGGSFQYGIQVSIIASPAEHVQSFVNQTWLQRYKVPVEDSTNLLIWSFVVAIFSLGAWAGAIHSGSLPVTHGRKKALLFNNVVAIVAALLMVFSRMAKSFEMILLGRFLYGYNVGLGLSVHLMYLGESSPKKLRGFLTLTSSIFIGLGKVMGQIVGIKELMGTEDMWPYLLAVSGIPAILQFVTLLYFPEAPRYLYIDKGDIEGSKKALQWLWQEDDLKLELDDMCKERESAQGEKAKTVMDVLRSRCVRWQLLALAIPCAGVQFCGINALYFYAFDIFRESGVPEGQMHYLAIGIGATELVTITLCSLLIDRAGRKKLMGYGYLLMGITMSVLTVMLSIKDLYSWVPYVNIALIFTVICIYGLGPSGVSMALPADLFLQAWRPSAYVISGTINWLGLFLVGMFFRYLVDGLGQFCFLIFVAYCVFSAAFMLYFIPETKGKTMVEIMEDFNKLNFKNRGTDIEKTDFVLATKF; via the exons ATGGAGGATGCCCCAAAAAAGCTG atGCAGTACTGGAGGCTTTACCTGTTGACGCTGGTGTTGGGAATTGGGGGATCATTTCAATATGGGATCCAGGTTTCCATCATTGCTTCTCCAGCTGAG CATGTTCAGAGCTTTGTGAACCAGACGTGGCTGCAGAGGTACAAGGTCCCGGTGGAGGATTCTACCAACCTGCTCATCTGGTCCTTCGTTGTGGCGATCTTTAGCCTCGGAGCGTGGGCCGGGGCGATTCACAGTGGGAGCCTTCCTGTCACTCATGGCCg GAAAAAAGCTCTTTTGTTCAACAACGTTGTGGCTATTGTTGCTGCCCTGCTTATGGTCTTCAGTCGCATGGCCAAGTCTTTTGAGATGATCCTGCTGGGCAGATTTCTCTATGGATATAATGTTG GCCTTGGACTGAGTGTGCACCTGATGTATCTGGGGGAGAGTTCTCCAAAGAAACTGAGGGGTTTCCTGACCCTCACAAGCTCGATCTTCATCGGCCTGGGGAAAGTTATGGGTCAAATAGTTGGCATCAA GGAACTGATGGGCACAGAAGACATGTGGCCATATCTCTTAGCTGTTAGTGGCATTCCTGCCATACTGCAGTTTGTAACATTGCTTTACTTCCCTGAGGCGCCTCGATACCTTTACATTGACAAAGGCGACATTGAGGGCAGCAAAAAAG cCTTGCAGTGGCTGTGGCAGGAGGACGACCTCAAGCTGGAGCTCGACGACatgtgtaaagagagagagagcgcgcagGGCGAGAAGGCAAAGACAGTAATGGACGTGCTCCGCTCCCGCTGTGTGAGGTGGCAGCTGCTGGCTCTGGCCATCCCCTGCGCCGGTGTTCAGTTCTGTGGCATCAATGCT CTGTACTTCTATGCCTTTGACATCTTCCGTGAATCAGGAGTGCCAGAGGGCCAGATGCATTACTTGGCCATTGGTATTGGAGCAACAGAGCTCGTCACCATCACACTATGT TCTCTGTTGATAGATCGAGCCGGGAGAAAGAAGCTGATGGGATATGGCTATCTGTTGATGGGTATCACCATGTCTGTACTTACTGTCATGCTGTCCATCAAG GACTTGTATTCATGGGTCCCATATGTGAACATCGCCCTCATATTTACTGTCATCTGTATTTACGGACTCGGACCTT CCGGAGTGTCTATGGCCCTCCCTGCTGACCTTTTCCTACAGGCCTGGCGTCCCTCTGCTTACGTCATCAGCGGGACTATCAACTGGCTGGGCTTGTTCCTTGTGGGAATGTTCTTCCGCTATTTAGTG GATGGACTTGGGCAATTCTGCTTCCTGATTTTTGTGGCTTACTGCGTTTTCAGTGCGGCATTCATGCTGTATTTTATCCCAGAGACCAAAGGAAAGACAATGGTGGAGATTATGGAGGACTTCAACAAACTGAACTTCAAGAACAGGGGCACTGACATTGAAAAGACAGACTTTGTTCTTGCAACTAAATtctaa
- the patz1 gene encoding POZ (BTB) and AT hook-containing zinc finger 1 isoform X1, translated as MEKVVEPSWTSSYTYQVSKHSAEMLHNLNIQRKDGGRFCDVILRVGEESFPAHKAVLAACSEYFESVFSCQSEGDGDAKELEMHTISPKVFKDILDFAYTSRIVVRLECFPELMTAAKFLLMRSVIEICQEVIKQSNVQILVPTSRGGDASLFQATGAAELGFPVAQQDMVNGTGMLVNGQTFANNGQMHVDGNQTTGAVLLEDGSDSSMPILQPVEGLSVSPSAEITGNTFHHDTGSPGSKRNRGRPKKATVSVVEAVHFNHGTHKDNGLFPCGTCGKAFTEASRLKNHEAQHGASTGGVNNVGDSLSTEGGITLISHPQPGLVENGMQLHGGVTLDNGRKRERTRRHVGCDICGKVFRDVYHLNRHKLSHSGEKPYACHVCGLRFKRKDRMSYHVRSHDGSVGKPYVCQSCGKGFSRPDHLNGHIKQVHTTERPHKCQICNASFATRDRLRSHLACHEDKIPCKVCGKFLRAAYMTDHLKKHSEGTHNYCGICNKDGQENAGKCPHLESEESDPSFGDLSNGDELKSPHKPDGEELEMPSLACNGASAGALGSPEGAKAKTDPEKKFACGTCGQAFRTKSYLNKHQHRVHKAQKGQAVTGSGLSELTPTLTSPFSPQQNMSLLESFGFQIVQSAFASSLVDAEAGQSGMDFGGK; from the exons ATGGAGAAAGTAGTGGAGCCGTCTTGGACTTCTTCCTACACCTACCAGGTGAGCAAGCACAGTGCGGAGATGCTACACAACCTCAACATTCAGAGGAAAGATGGAGGCAGGTTTTGCGATGTGATCTTACGCGTCGGTGAGGAGAGCTTCCCTGCCCACAAAGCTGTGCTGGCCGCATGCAGTGAGTATTTTGAGTCGGTCTTCAGCTGTCAGTCGGAGGGCGACGGGGATGCGAAGGAGCTAGAAATGCACACGATCAGTCCTAAAgtttttaaagacattttggaCTTCGCCTACACCTCCAGGATTGTAGTACGACTGGAGTGCTTCCCGGAGTTGATGACAGCTGCCAAGTTTCTGCTAATGCGGTCAGTTATTGAGATATGTCAGGAGGTAATTAAACAATCCAATGTACAAATCCTTGTCCCAACCTCACGGGGAGGAGATGCCAGTCTTTTCCAGGCCACTGGGGCTGCAGAGTTGGGTTTCCCGGTGGCCCAGCAGGACATGGTAAACGGGACGGGCATGCTGGTGAATGGTCAAACCTTTGCTAACAACGGACAAATGCATGTGGATGGGAATCAAACCACTGGTGCGGTGTTACTGGAAGACGGCAGCGACTCGTCAATGCCGATTCTGCAGCCTGTGGAAGGACTGTCCGTTTCACCGTCAGCGGAAATAACGGGGAACACATTTCATCACGACACTGGCTCTCCGGGGTCGAAGAGAAACAGGGGAAGACCAAAGAAAGCTACAGTCAGTGTGGTGGAGGCTGTACATTTCAATCACGGCACCCATAAAGACAATGGGCTTTTTCCTTGTGGGACGTGTGGAAAAGCCTTCACAGAGGCTTCTCGCTTGAAAAACCACGAAGCGCAGCACGGAGCGTCCACGGGCGGTGTAAACAACGTCGGTGACAGCCTGTCCACAGAGGGCGGTATTACATTGATATCGCACCCTCAACCGGGTCTGGTGGAAAACGGCATGCAGTTGCACGGaggagtaacgttagataatggTCGCAAGCGGGAGAGGACCAGGCGACACGTCGGTTGTGACATTTGCGGGAAAGTTTTCCGCGACGTTTACCACCTAAACCGACACAAGCTCTCCCACTCCGGGGAAAAGCCGTACGCGTGCCATGTGTGCGGTCTTCGGTTCAAACGCAAGGACAGGATGTCATACCATGTGCGGTCACACGACGGGTCAGTCGGCAAACCGTATGTGTGCCAAAGCTGTGGGAAAGGTTTTTCTAG aCCAGACCACCTGAACGGACATATCAAACAGGTTCACACGACGGAGAGACCCCACAAGTGCCAG atTTGTAATGCCTCTTTTGCTACAAGAGATCGCCTCCGATCACACCTAGCTTGCCATGAGGACAAAATCCCCTGCAAAGTTTGTGGCAAGTTCCTGCGGGCTGCGTATATGACAGACCACCTCAAGAAACACAGTGAAGGAACTCATAACTACTGCGGCATTTGCAACAAAG ACGGGCAGGAAAATGCTGGGAAATGTCCTCATCTGGAATCTGAAGAATCGGATCCTTCGTTTGGGGACTTGTCAAACGGCGACGAGCTCAAGTCTCCACACAAACCCGATGGGGAGGAGCTCGAGATGCCCTCTTTAGCCTGTAACGGAGCCTCTGCGGGGGCCTTGGGTTCTCCAGAGGGAGCCAAAGCCAAGACGGACCCTGAGAAGAAGTTTGCCTGTGGCACCTGTGGTCAGGCCTTCCGCACCAAGTCCTACCTCAACAAGCACCAGCACAGAGTACACAAAGCCCAGAAGGGCCAGGCGGTAACAGGGTCTGGCTTGAGCGAGCTGACCCCCACCCTgacctctcccttctcccctcaACAGAACATGTCCCTGCTTGAGTCCTTTGGCTTTCAGATAGTCCAGTCTGCTTTTGCCTCTTCACTGGTAGACGCCGAGGCAGGTCAGAGTGGCATGGACTTCGGAGGGAAGTGA
- the patz1 gene encoding POZ (BTB) and AT hook-containing zinc finger 1 isoform X2 has protein sequence MEKVVEPSWTSSYTYQVSKHSAEMLHNLNIQRKDGGRFCDVILRVGEESFPAHKAVLAACSEYFESVFSCQSEGDGDAKELEMHTISPKVFKDILDFAYTSRIVVRLECFPELMTAAKFLLMRSVIEICQEVIKQSNVQILVPTSRGGDASLFQATGAAELGFPVAQQDMVNGTGMLVNGQTFANNGQMHVDGNQTTGAVLLEDGSDSSMPILQPVEGLSVSPSAEITGNTFHHDTGSPGSKRNRGRPKKATVSVVEAVHFNHGTHKDNGLFPCGTCGKAFTEASRLKNHEAQHGASTGGVNNVGDSLSTEGGITLISHPQPGLVENGMQLHGGVTLDNGRKRERTRRHVGCDICGKVFRDVYHLNRHKLSHSGEKPYACHVCGLRFKRKDRMSYHVRSHDGSVGKPYVCQSCGKGFSRPDHLNGHIKQVHTTERPHKCQICNASFATRDRLRSHLACHEDKIPCKVCGKFLRAAYMTDHLKKHSEGTHNYCGICNKGFSTASYLKVHIKTHHGSPLPPPATVHTFPETRGEPQMHNGTPYHTGRQCSVEDLCASRQLLVTSPEAEGRFHGLSGHPVLPQPGPPTLGLQPELLLGKSGGAPYFWECRSGGVPGFPFHGPLADGQENAGKCPHLESEESDPSFGDLSNGDELKSPHKPDGEELEMPSLACNGASAGALGSPEGAKAKTDPEKKFACGTCGQAFRTKSYLNKHQHRVHKAQKGQAVTGSGLSELTPTLTSPFSPQQNMSLLESFGFQIVQSAFASSLVDAEAGQSGMDFGGK, from the exons ATGGAGAAAGTAGTGGAGCCGTCTTGGACTTCTTCCTACACCTACCAGGTGAGCAAGCACAGTGCGGAGATGCTACACAACCTCAACATTCAGAGGAAAGATGGAGGCAGGTTTTGCGATGTGATCTTACGCGTCGGTGAGGAGAGCTTCCCTGCCCACAAAGCTGTGCTGGCCGCATGCAGTGAGTATTTTGAGTCGGTCTTCAGCTGTCAGTCGGAGGGCGACGGGGATGCGAAGGAGCTAGAAATGCACACGATCAGTCCTAAAgtttttaaagacattttggaCTTCGCCTACACCTCCAGGATTGTAGTACGACTGGAGTGCTTCCCGGAGTTGATGACAGCTGCCAAGTTTCTGCTAATGCGGTCAGTTATTGAGATATGTCAGGAGGTAATTAAACAATCCAATGTACAAATCCTTGTCCCAACCTCACGGGGAGGAGATGCCAGTCTTTTCCAGGCCACTGGGGCTGCAGAGTTGGGTTTCCCGGTGGCCCAGCAGGACATGGTAAACGGGACGGGCATGCTGGTGAATGGTCAAACCTTTGCTAACAACGGACAAATGCATGTGGATGGGAATCAAACCACTGGTGCGGTGTTACTGGAAGACGGCAGCGACTCGTCAATGCCGATTCTGCAGCCTGTGGAAGGACTGTCCGTTTCACCGTCAGCGGAAATAACGGGGAACACATTTCATCACGACACTGGCTCTCCGGGGTCGAAGAGAAACAGGGGAAGACCAAAGAAAGCTACAGTCAGTGTGGTGGAGGCTGTACATTTCAATCACGGCACCCATAAAGACAATGGGCTTTTTCCTTGTGGGACGTGTGGAAAAGCCTTCACAGAGGCTTCTCGCTTGAAAAACCACGAAGCGCAGCACGGAGCGTCCACGGGCGGTGTAAACAACGTCGGTGACAGCCTGTCCACAGAGGGCGGTATTACATTGATATCGCACCCTCAACCGGGTCTGGTGGAAAACGGCATGCAGTTGCACGGaggagtaacgttagataatggTCGCAAGCGGGAGAGGACCAGGCGACACGTCGGTTGTGACATTTGCGGGAAAGTTTTCCGCGACGTTTACCACCTAAACCGACACAAGCTCTCCCACTCCGGGGAAAAGCCGTACGCGTGCCATGTGTGCGGTCTTCGGTTCAAACGCAAGGACAGGATGTCATACCATGTGCGGTCACACGACGGGTCAGTCGGCAAACCGTATGTGTGCCAAAGCTGTGGGAAAGGTTTTTCTAG aCCAGACCACCTGAACGGACATATCAAACAGGTTCACACGACGGAGAGACCCCACAAGTGCCAG atTTGTAATGCCTCTTTTGCTACAAGAGATCGCCTCCGATCACACCTAGCTTGCCATGAGGACAAAATCCCCTGCAAAGTTTGTGGCAAGTTCCTGCGGGCTGCGTATATGACAGACCACCTCAAGAAACACAGTGAAGGAACTCATAACTACTGCGGCATTTGCAACAAAG GTTTCTCCACTGCGTCCTACCTTAAGGTGCATATAAAGACACACCATGGCTCTCCACTGCCCCCCCCTGCCACAGTGCACACCTTCCCTGAGACAAGGGGGGAACCGCAGATGCACAACGGCACCCCTTACCACACGGGACGCCAGTGCTCAGTGGAAG ACCTGTGCGCCAGTCGCCAGCTGCTTGTCACCTCGCCTGAGGCAGAGGGTCGCTTTCATGGGCTCTCTGGACACCCAGTTCTTCCCCAGCCTGGCCCTCCAACCTTAGGCCTGCAGCCTGAGCTGCTCTTGGGGAAGTCAGGTGGGGCTCCATATTTCTGGGAGTGTCGCTCTGGCGGGGTGCCTGGCTTCCCCTTCCATGGGCCTCTTGCAG ACGGGCAGGAAAATGCTGGGAAATGTCCTCATCTGGAATCTGAAGAATCGGATCCTTCGTTTGGGGACTTGTCAAACGGCGACGAGCTCAAGTCTCCACACAAACCCGATGGGGAGGAGCTCGAGATGCCCTCTTTAGCCTGTAACGGAGCCTCTGCGGGGGCCTTGGGTTCTCCAGAGGGAGCCAAAGCCAAGACGGACCCTGAGAAGAAGTTTGCCTGTGGCACCTGTGGTCAGGCCTTCCGCACCAAGTCCTACCTCAACAAGCACCAGCACAGAGTACACAAAGCCCAGAAGGGCCAGGCGGTAACAGGGTCTGGCTTGAGCGAGCTGACCCCCACCCTgacctctcccttctcccctcaACAGAACATGTCCCTGCTTGAGTCCTTTGGCTTTCAGATAGTCCAGTCTGCTTTTGCCTCTTCACTGGTAGACGCCGAGGCAGGTCAGAGTGGCATGGACTTCGGAGGGAAGTGA
- the eif4enif1 gene encoding eukaryotic translation initiation factor 4E transporter — protein MENDACVEQKNGEAAEAQVKEPAAASAPFRYTKEELLEIKELPCSNERPECLSDKYDSDGVWDPEKWHASLYPTSERSSPVEGFKKDYVDDRVPLKRRIPDPRERLKEDDLDVILSPQRRSFGGGCQGNAAPVLHTRRPISPLENKENESLRLGGARRIGSGRIIAARVFEREARVEKERERERDFKDKRFRRDFGDKRVFSERRRNDSYAEEEPEWFSGGPTSQSETIELIGFDDKILEDDKRRSKRSRKRTESVKEAVECNGGQAEEQDVARDSTADQEVPHPDVLPEQSGGDFDFNEFFNLEKTMPGLASMIEDVLGEGPVSASRFSQWFSSNLSPSGSRSSSLRSTPHEELERLAGLEPRSTSPSQGPAPYFTPIQSSERKEKVDILELLHKAKIDLKPLLSSLSVNKARLRESTHSGVVLSLEEVEGGMKGMKLGTEAQVRKVPPPQRGNGTPFMAEHLEEALTGGPSARPRSHDADMSAFNKLVSSMKASGTLPTHPKANTNNQQQPSDPALATLPEGQVPAQQQKNIFQELLGGQAPPRSGSPTLLGSLLGSSEDPTASAPLHGLLHKGPSPPLFPQRAPSPDYFHRRLQPSAGFPVGPQPMLPEQFAEMHRSISPGPTAQQQIRALSMAVNQADLEALAFQQDLALHAHHSFQSGYNKQPQDKSFRNRQPRINRSPVPGPQPAGRNSPGNAVTSMLSPSFTPTSVIRKMYETKEKSRDEPGSHPEGKEEAAAHSQDDSGSPNSYLESMDGSVSQSGGVKACSTPLSSQTLPSKDHERLRPGTAGHHTPTLVSPGPASPFPRPIYPVPLLSHVPMVRPPPPQLHPNVVQRMLAQGIQPQQLGPALLQAGIFPQHVDLAQLQGLPPALLGQPLYPLGATGHPLLPPRANTQMQLAVMQQQLQQQRPIHPGVQGPQSQSQGPHRTSGSQRHGGSPPLGLAKWFGSDVLEQPLPSMPAKVISVDELEFRP, from the exons ATGGAGAACGATGCTTGCGTTGAACAGAAGAATGGTGAAGCTGCTGAGGCCCAAGTGAAGGAACCGGCAGCAGCCTCAGCTCCTTTCAGATACACCAAG GAGGAACTTCTGGAAATAAAAGAATTGCCTTGCTCCAATGAAAGGCCAGAATGTCTCTCAGATAAATATGACAG TGATGGTGTCTGGGACCCTGAGAAGTGGCACGCCTCGCTGTATCCTACTTCAGAACGCAGCTCTCCAGTGGAAGGTTTTAAGAAGGACTATGTGGATGACAGAGTTCCTTTGAAACGTAGAATTCCAG ATCCTCGTGAGCGACTAAAGGAGGACGATCTGGATGTCATACTCAGCCCGCAGCGGCGCAGCTTCGGAGGTGGATGTCAGGGCAACGCTGCACCTGTGCTACACACCCGTCGCCCCATCAGTCCCTTGGAGAATAAGGAGAATGAGAGTCTCCGTCTAGGAGGGGCACGCAGAATTGGCAGTGGCCGCATCATTGCAGCCCGAGTCTTTGAGAGAGAAGCCcgtgtagagaaagagagggagcgtgAGAGAGATTTCAAGGATAAGAGATTCAGG CGAGATTTTGGTGACAAACGTGTGTTCAGTGAAAGGAGAAGGAATGACTCGTATGCAGAGGAGGAACCGGAGTGGTTCTCTGGAGGTCCCACAAGCCAGTCTGAGACAATTGAGCTCATTGGATTTGACGACAAGATCCTGGAGGATGACAAGCGCAGGTCCAAGCGATCAAGGAAGCGGACTGAGTCTGTGAAAGAAG CAGTGGAATGTAATGGTGGACAGGCAGAGGAGCAAGATGTGGCCAGAGACTCTACAGCTGACCAGGAGGTTCCTCACCCTGACGTTCTGCCCGAGCAGTCGGGTGGAGACTTTGACTTCAACGAGTTCTTCAATCTGGAGAAGACCATGCCAGGATTGGCCTCT ATGATAGAGGACGTTTTGGGGGAGGGCCCTGTATCGGCTAGCCGCTTCAGTCAGTGGTTCTCCAGCAACCTGAGCCCTTCAGGCAGCCGTTCCAGCAGTCTAAGGTCCACTCCCCACGAGGAGCTGGAAAGACTAGCAG GGCTTGAACCGCGCTCCACCTCCCCTAGCCAGGGCCCTGCCCCATACTTCACACCTATTCAATCATCAGAGCGCAAGGAGAAGGTGGAcatcctggagctgctgcacaAGGCCAAAATAGACCTGAAGCCCCTTCTTTCCAGCCTGTCGGTCAACAAAGCGCGGCTACGTGAGAGCA CTCACTCTGGAGTGGTGCTGTccttggaggaggtggagggaggaatgaagggGATGAAGCTGGGGACAGAAGCACAGGTGCGAAAGGtgccccctccacagagaggaaACGGCACTCCCTTCATGGCTGAGCACTTGGAGGAAGCTTTAACTGGTGGCCCCAGTGCCCGGCCTCGCTCGCATGACGCTGACATGTCGGCCTTTAATAAACTGGTCAGCAGCATGAAGGCAAGTGGAACTTTGCCAACCCACCCCAAAGCCAACACAAACAAT cagcagcagccttcaGACCCGGCTCTGGCGACACTGCCTGAAGGTCAGGTGCCTGCTCAACAGCAGAAAAACATATTCCAG GAGCTTCTGGGAGGCCAGGCTCCTCCTCGTAGTGGATCCCCTACACTACTTGGCAGTCTGCTGGGCAGCTCCGAGGACCCAACGGCCTCTGCTCCTTTACACGGCCTGCTACACAAAggcccctccccccctctctttccacaGAGGGCGCCTTCACCTGACTACTTTCACCGTCGATTGCAACCTTCAGCAG GATTTCCTGTTGGTCCTCAGCCCATGCTGCCAGAACAGTTTGCTGAAATGCATCGGTCCATCAGCCCTGGACCCACTGCACAACAGCAG atAAGGGCGCTCTCTATGGCAGTGAATCAGGCCGACCTGGAAGCTCTGGCTTTCCAGCAGGACCTTGCTCTACATGCCCACCACTCATTCCAGTCCGGCTACAACAAGCAACCACAGGACAAGTCCTTTCGAAATAG ACAACCACGTATTAATCGGTCCCCCGTCCCGGGCCCGCAACCTGCTGGAAGAAACTCCCCAGGCAACGCAGTCACCAGCATG TTGTCACCATCATTTACACCCACATCTGTGATTCGCAAAATGTAtgagacaaaagagaaaagcagagatgAACCTGGCAGCCATCCAGAGGGCAAGGAGGAGGCAGCGGCACACTCCCAAGACG ATAGCGGCTCCCCAAACTCTTACCTGGAATCAATGGATGGGAGTGTGTCCCAGTCTGGGGGGGTGAAGGCCTGCTCCACTCCACTGTCCTCACAGACCTTGCCTAGCAAGGACCACGAGCGCCTCCGGCCAGGCACGGCTGGACACCACACTCCCACCCTGGTATCTCCGGGGCCGGCCTCACCGTTCCCTCGTCCCATCTACCCGGTACCGCTGCTATCCCATGTACCCATGGTGcgccctcctccaccccagctTCACCCCAATGTGGTGCAACGAATGCTAGCACAGGGTATCCAGCCCCAGCAGCTTGGACCTGCACTGTTGCAAGCAG GCATTTTTCCACAACATGTTGACCTTGCGCAACTTCAAGGCTTGCCCCCTGCCCTGCTTGGACAACCATTATACCCTCTAGGTGCAACAGGGCATCCTCTTCTACCTCCCAGAGCCAACACGCAGATGCAGCTAGCAGTaatgcagcagcagcttcagcaaCAGAGACCAA TACACCCCGGGGTCCAAGGCCCTCAGTCCCAGAGCCAAGGCCCTCACCGAACAAGCGGCTCCCAGCGACACGGGGGCAGCCCCCCTCTGGGCCTCGCCAAGTGGTTTGGATCAGACGTGCTGGAGCAGCCGCTCCCCTCCATGCCTGCTAAGGTCATAAGTGTAGATGAACTGGAGTTCCGGCCGTGA